A single genomic interval of Phycisphaeraceae bacterium harbors:
- the nusA gene encoding transcription termination factor NusA: MNSETLRILDSIARDRNIDRELLIGDLEQALVSAARKHFNSLDTEEFGCEIDRLSGKVRLWRNNEGTIEEIPLEALGRIPAQTAKQVMIQRFREDERNSLLDEFSKRQGELVTGTAQRYDGNVLMVQIDRAEGFMPRSEQIPGEQFQPGDRVRCLILDVRDGGHQVRIVLSRAHPDFIRRLFEAEVPEVAERVIEIKAMAREAGFRTKLAVASVDSKVDAVGACVGVRGSRIRNIVNELGGEKIDIVRWNDSSQVLLANALKPAEVEEVSICLELSRATIVVREDQLSLAIGRRGQNVRLAARMTGWDIDILTPAEFDRGLEILEETVRPIEGVTSEILDKMGALGLISVFDVEEVRSDIFTEKLRLEPDLVDRIVDACSARARIVEEEQAREQAEAEARKAEEHAAADALLGGGVHAEVDAQAESAADDILGGGR, translated from the coding sequence ATGAACTCGGAAACCCTCCGCATCCTCGACTCCATCGCGCGCGACCGCAACATCGACCGAGAGTTGCTCATCGGCGATCTCGAGCAGGCGCTCGTCAGTGCCGCGCGCAAGCACTTCAACTCGCTCGACACCGAGGAGTTCGGCTGCGAGATCGATCGTCTCTCAGGCAAGGTGCGCCTCTGGCGCAACAACGAGGGGACCATCGAGGAGATTCCGCTTGAAGCGCTCGGTCGGATTCCGGCACAGACCGCGAAGCAGGTGATGATCCAGCGCTTCCGCGAGGATGAGCGCAACAGCCTGCTGGATGAATTCTCGAAGCGCCAGGGCGAGCTCGTCACCGGCACGGCGCAGCGCTACGACGGCAATGTGCTGATGGTCCAGATCGATCGGGCCGAGGGCTTCATGCCCCGCTCCGAGCAGATTCCCGGCGAGCAGTTTCAGCCGGGTGACCGCGTCCGCTGCCTGATTCTCGATGTGCGCGACGGCGGCCATCAGGTCCGCATCGTCCTTTCGCGGGCCCATCCGGACTTCATCCGGCGCCTCTTTGAGGCGGAAGTTCCCGAGGTCGCCGAGCGAGTCATTGAAATCAAGGCGATGGCGCGCGAGGCCGGCTTCCGCACCAAGCTCGCCGTCGCCTCGGTGGACAGCAAGGTCGACGCCGTCGGTGCGTGCGTCGGCGTGCGCGGCAGTCGCATCCGCAACATCGTGAACGAACTCGGCGGCGAGAAGATCGACATCGTGCGCTGGAACGACTCGAGCCAGGTGCTGCTTGCCAATGCGCTCAAGCCGGCCGAGGTCGAAGAGGTCAGCATCTGTCTCGAGTTGAGCCGCGCCACCATCGTGGTGCGCGAAGATCAGCTTTCGCTCGCCATCGGTCGACGAGGTCAGAATGTGCGACTGGCGGCGCGCATGACCGGGTGGGACATCGACATTCTCACGCCAGCGGAGTTTGACCGCGGCCTTGAGATTCTCGAAGAGACGGTTCGGCCCATCGAAGGTGTCACGAGCGAGATCCTCGACAAGATGGGCGCGCTCGGTCTCATCAGCGTCTTCGATGTCGAGGAGGTCCGGTCGGACATCTTCACCGAGAAGCTCCGCCTCGAACCGGATCTGGTCGATCGGATTGTCGACGCGTGCAGCGCCAGGGCGCGCATCGTCGAGGAGGAGCAGGCTCGCGAGCAGGCCGAGGCGGAAGCTCGCAAGGCAGAGGAGCACGCGGCGGCCGATGCGCTGCTGGGCGGCGGAGTCCACGCCGAGGTGGACGCGCAGGCGGAGAGCGCCGCGGACGACATTCTCGGAGGCGGTCGCTGA
- the infB gene encoding translation initiation factor IF-2 encodes MSKIQKVRISQLAKELGVTAKDIIEKCKAEDIPGVDKPQATVSVGLALTIREWFGAADAGTAVERAAPVDVEEARARAEKAPRRSRKSATAAGDHGSSDGDTATATAAPPASDEKPAPSTRSRSTRKSTATVASEAGSAVEERAASGESESALVGEVAASATPVAAAPTAPAGVTSTPVVETALSTDQSVPPIGKAHAKSSPGAFDQPPPPAPPPGLGSRPTPPAGPGSVAPGGTTPTQASPRGPVFPPGPAPRMNVPDRPQEIKPVGPMLERPVRTQLSGPRVIRVEQPEQIAAPRPRSAAGPGGPPRTGPRVGRGTDGPGTDDRNRGVGRGGPATGQGARNRRRAVADGPGGRSARAGGGEGEAPFEPWREQDLLERENRLSRSGGFFRAHRRDHAKRAAVPGQRQAPGQPSGPVRVSTPVYIKDLSAATGVKAADILKQLFLKGIVANLNSTLDAEQAMEVMLEFGVEIEATDAKTATENIEEIFKQRQRTDERPRSPIVTILGHVDHGKTSLLDRIRNTNVAAGEAGGITQATSAFRVPVKAGDGERVITFIDTPGHEAFTNMRARGAHVTDIAVLVVAADDGVMPQTIESINHAKAAKVPIVVALNKIDRSEATDNNIQRIFGQLAEHGLNPTEWGGDTEIVRTSATKGTGIQELLDVLDYQAELLGLKADFAGTAVGTVLEAQMEEGRGPVARILVQEGLLKKGNIVVIGRAFGRVRDIVNDRGQRIDEAGPSTPVAISGIDLLPDAGDRFFVAPSLKEAEEAAIERRRVERERELAAPKITLDNVFEHLGKGERKELALVVKGDVQGSVETLRTVLSRIKTDEVAVSVKHCAVGGINESDVALAAATGAIIVGFNVTTSSKARTAAEARKIEIRLYDVIYDLTDDVQKAVAGLLEPELKLEVLGHAEVRQVFRISKVGAVAGCYVTDGVMERNAQIRVTRGGIVVEKDRRLEQLKRFKDDAREVRAGNECGMKIVGYDDIQVGDVLECYRTISVARSLGSGA; translated from the coding sequence TTGTCCAAGATCCAGAAGGTGCGCATCTCACAGCTTGCGAAGGAGCTGGGCGTCACCGCGAAGGACATCATCGAGAAGTGCAAGGCCGAGGACATTCCCGGCGTTGACAAGCCGCAGGCGACGGTGTCCGTAGGCCTCGCGCTGACCATTCGTGAGTGGTTTGGCGCGGCGGATGCAGGCACGGCCGTCGAGCGAGCCGCTCCCGTCGATGTCGAGGAAGCTCGCGCCCGCGCCGAAAAGGCTCCACGGAGATCGCGCAAGTCGGCGACCGCGGCTGGCGATCATGGTTCGTCTGACGGCGACACCGCCACGGCGACCGCAGCGCCCCCTGCGTCGGACGAGAAGCCCGCGCCTTCAACGAGGAGTCGCTCAACTCGCAAGAGCACCGCGACCGTGGCTTCCGAGGCTGGATCTGCCGTTGAAGAGAGGGCTGCCTCTGGCGAGTCTGAGAGTGCGCTGGTTGGCGAGGTCGCAGCCTCTGCCACGCCGGTGGCCGCTGCACCGACCGCGCCCGCTGGTGTGACTTCCACTCCGGTTGTTGAGACTGCACTGTCGACTGATCAGTCAGTCCCGCCCATCGGCAAGGCGCACGCGAAGTCTTCGCCCGGCGCTTTCGATCAACCACCGCCTCCAGCACCACCGCCCGGCCTTGGTAGTCGTCCGACGCCGCCGGCTGGTCCCGGATCGGTCGCCCCCGGTGGAACGACTCCGACTCAGGCTTCGCCTCGTGGACCGGTGTTCCCGCCGGGACCGGCGCCGCGCATGAATGTTCCTGACCGGCCGCAGGAGATCAAGCCTGTCGGACCGATGCTCGAGCGACCGGTGCGCACGCAGCTCAGCGGGCCGCGCGTCATCCGTGTGGAGCAGCCGGAGCAGATCGCCGCACCGCGGCCTCGGAGCGCCGCCGGACCCGGCGGTCCCCCTCGAACAGGGCCGCGCGTCGGGCGTGGAACTGATGGTCCTGGGACCGACGACCGCAATCGAGGAGTCGGTCGAGGCGGACCGGCGACTGGCCAGGGCGCACGCAATCGTCGCCGCGCTGTCGCCGATGGCCCCGGTGGCCGCAGTGCTCGAGCAGGAGGTGGCGAAGGCGAAGCGCCATTCGAGCCATGGCGCGAGCAGGATCTTCTGGAGCGGGAGAATCGACTCAGTCGTTCCGGCGGGTTCTTCCGCGCTCATCGACGCGATCACGCGAAGCGCGCGGCGGTGCCCGGCCAGAGGCAGGCCCCCGGTCAGCCCTCGGGACCGGTGCGCGTCAGCACGCCCGTCTACATCAAGGATCTCTCCGCAGCCACGGGCGTCAAGGCCGCCGACATTCTGAAGCAGCTCTTCCTGAAGGGCATCGTGGCGAACCTGAACTCCACCCTCGACGCCGAGCAGGCGATGGAGGTGATGCTGGAGTTCGGTGTCGAGATCGAGGCGACCGACGCGAAGACCGCCACGGAGAACATCGAAGAGATCTTCAAGCAGCGGCAGCGCACCGATGAGCGGCCGCGCAGCCCCATCGTCACCATTCTCGGCCATGTCGATCATGGCAAGACGAGCCTGCTCGATCGCATTCGCAACACCAATGTCGCGGCGGGCGAAGCGGGCGGCATCACGCAGGCGACGAGCGCGTTCCGAGTCCCCGTCAAGGCGGGCGACGGCGAGCGGGTCATCACCTTCATCGATACGCCTGGTCACGAAGCGTTCACCAACATGCGGGCGCGAGGCGCTCATGTCACCGACATCGCCGTGCTCGTCGTCGCCGCCGATGACGGCGTCATGCCGCAGACCATCGAGAGCATCAATCACGCGAAGGCCGCCAAGGTGCCGATCGTGGTGGCGCTCAACAAGATCGATCGATCCGAGGCGACCGACAACAACATCCAGCGCATCTTCGGCCAGCTCGCCGAGCATGGCTTGAACCCTACGGAGTGGGGCGGCGACACGGAGATCGTCAGGACCAGCGCTACCAAGGGCACGGGTATTCAGGAGCTGCTCGATGTCCTCGACTATCAGGCGGAATTGCTCGGCCTGAAGGCGGACTTCGCCGGCACCGCCGTCGGCACCGTGCTCGAAGCGCAGATGGAAGAGGGACGCGGACCGGTCGCCCGCATTCTGGTACAGGAAGGTCTGCTCAAGAAGGGCAACATCGTCGTCATCGGTCGCGCCTTCGGCCGAGTCAGGGACATCGTCAACGATCGCGGTCAGCGGATCGACGAAGCGGGGCCGAGCACGCCGGTGGCCATCTCCGGCATCGATCTCCTGCCCGACGCGGGCGATCGCTTCTTCGTGGCGCCTTCGCTGAAGGAGGCGGAAGAGGCGGCCATCGAGCGCCGCCGCGTCGAACGCGAGCGCGAACTCGCCGCACCGAAGATCACCCTCGACAATGTCTTCGAGCACCTCGGCAAGGGCGAGCGGAAGGAGCTCGCGCTGGTGGTCAAGGGCGATGTCCAGGGTTCGGTCGAGACGCTGCGTACGGTGCTTTCGCGGATCAAGACCGACGAGGTCGCCGTCAGCGTCAAGCACTGTGCTGTAGGCGGTATCAACGAGAGCGATGTCGCCCTCGCGGCCGCCACCGGCGCCATCATCGTCGGCTTCAATGTCACGACCAGTTCCAAGGCGCGCACGGCGGCCGAGGCGAGGAAGATCGAGATCCGCCTCTACGATGTCATCTACGACCTCACCGACGATGTGCAGAAGGCGGTCGCAGGTCTTCTCGAGCCCGAGCTCAAGCTCGAGGTCCTCGGGCACGCCGAGGTTCGCCAGGTCTTCCGCATCTCCAAGGTTGGTGCTGTCGCCGGTTGCTATGTCACCGATGGCGTCATGGAACGAAACGCCCAGATCCGTGTCACGCGAGGCGGCATCGTGGTCGAGAAGGATCGGCGCCTGGAGCAGCTCAAGCGGTTCAAGGACGACGCCAGGGAGGTTCGCGCCGGCAACGAGTGCGGCATGAAGATCGTGGGCTACGACGACATCCAGGTTGGCGATGTCCTCGAGTGCTACAGGACGATCTCGGTCGCACGAAGCCTTGGGAGCGGCGCGTAA
- the rbfA gene encoding 30S ribosome-binding factor RbfA translates to MQRSARSGDGPRSPRQGHLEARLRRALQTILARGLHDPRFRGLVSVTEVDLSPDQARASVGISVLPSEHGPLTVAALRHAAPHLAAEVGQMVRSRRLPQLDFQLDDRLKKQAALDAALNSTKGEDAS, encoded by the coding sequence ATGCAGCGAAGTGCACGGTCCGGCGATGGACCGCGATCGCCGCGCCAGGGCCATCTCGAAGCGCGCTTGCGACGCGCGCTCCAGACGATTCTGGCGCGAGGCCTGCACGACCCGCGCTTCCGCGGTCTCGTCAGCGTGACCGAGGTCGATCTCTCGCCCGATCAGGCGCGCGCGTCGGTCGGCATCTCCGTTCTGCCCTCGGAACATGGTCCGCTGACCGTGGCGGCGCTTCGTCACGCGGCGCCGCACCTGGCGGCCGAAGTGGGCCAGATGGTGCGCTCGCGTCGCCTGCCTCAACTTGACTTTCAACTCGACGATCGCCTGAAGAAGCAGGCGGCGCTCGATGCCGCACTCAACTCCACCAAGGGGGAGGATGCTTCGTGA
- a CDS encoding tetratricopeptide repeat protein — MAFAREAFAGPPAPPPGVPESDVRVHAEPELAARSLAEVLELLGPLAPPQGPGVAPLDPDGVDAAEVRRLLERARESLGAGKLLKAIVDLEAATARDPGDLEALRLLAQAFTQVGNDGRALNAYERILIIKPDDPQALMATGTAAAAQRQYKDAIRRIAGALLAAERNGTPLTSASRVIGGRVLGGVLREIEFDVAAIEAWRDALVALDELEAARHLDPNAAAQDTTRLRAELLLARADAMARLSRWADALEELEVIKELPGVDHDVVLPRELYLLEAAGRREEAEARLAETLAQLQEPSAREVDLARWLVSIDATRPALIERARLMARERPQSILAVQFLGEVDPKQAREAFEQLLAASPGDDVSLRGWFDAAGDSDPDARAKALVERLEATPEFGMAATIAALSGAVDERSLRTALRALPDSPSRAAAEVRLAALGRDFGSAWTTVVAARAKAPDDLGLAIAQLEVAGALEEASLIAKLESGAPGTAEGLPPGDEVERAAALALRAAGELDLALARLEALDARGVRGAASARAKMLADRVALLRADDPTRQELALTALRRATAALEQNPTDDEAAVVMLRLLDPRQGAAADAESWTLLRAKLRRGPMAWLDERVSIEEDIARGRAEQAVARLEALAQARPFDGEIVGLAVNLMARSGRGDEAIAWLEREREARPGLVPLRDALLAARVQAGQSDAVLEELRRAMVDDPDDALLTWHFEAVLRALGRREEAATRSRERLLARPPGVRRSLELANLEQRADRPGEALEALRSVLEAPSIGAAQRLAAVEIASRLPNSIPGRSRVLIELAEPGLAEGGPDAVLYAAAAAVGTMEDARGGSLNEQREAVERVAELARRAAATSAGASGDLAMAMRWRDSAQMFIDTGFPQAAGVFLRARLEDPSSLPPVALRALQAAAFASDAETRDQAEESIALFRALRGKGIRPFEWARDVGDDEASALVQLATLYSMVGDREGSERLLEEAILVQPDHAMALNNLAWSRLERGLLDARTVELAERALAGAPEEAAILDTLGWVRYMQGQLADRGDGTPGALTLLRRSVAVKQQEPSLEVLDHLGDALWASGDRDGAIESWRKVVRISSQQFDRAKLLPQLGAYLIGECGLRLADPEGFYEEHFGRPTQRAARKLADVEAGRAPMIATPQVAGDGGDP, encoded by the coding sequence ATGGCCTTCGCGCGGGAAGCGTTCGCTGGACCTCCAGCGCCGCCGCCCGGTGTGCCCGAATCAGATGTTCGAGTGCATGCCGAGCCCGAACTCGCGGCGAGATCACTCGCTGAGGTGCTCGAGTTGCTCGGTCCGCTCGCGCCACCGCAGGGGCCCGGAGTGGCACCGCTCGACCCCGACGGTGTCGACGCCGCTGAGGTGCGCAGGCTTCTTGAGCGTGCTCGGGAGTCGCTCGGTGCGGGAAAGCTCCTGAAGGCGATCGTGGACCTCGAAGCGGCCACGGCTCGAGACCCCGGAGATCTTGAGGCGCTTCGCCTCCTGGCGCAAGCCTTCACGCAAGTCGGCAACGATGGGCGTGCGCTCAATGCCTATGAGCGAATCCTCATCATCAAGCCCGATGATCCGCAGGCCTTGATGGCGACGGGGACCGCGGCGGCGGCGCAGCGGCAGTACAAGGATGCGATCCGCCGAATCGCCGGTGCACTCCTTGCGGCTGAGCGGAATGGAACTCCACTCACGAGCGCGTCCCGCGTCATCGGCGGTCGAGTGCTTGGGGGCGTCCTTCGTGAGATCGAGTTCGATGTGGCGGCCATCGAAGCGTGGCGAGATGCGCTGGTCGCGCTCGATGAACTCGAGGCCGCGCGGCATCTCGACCCCAACGCCGCTGCACAGGACACGACTCGGCTCCGTGCAGAGCTCCTGCTGGCTCGCGCCGATGCGATGGCGCGTCTGAGTCGATGGGCCGATGCTCTCGAAGAGCTCGAAGTCATCAAGGAACTTCCCGGCGTTGATCACGATGTCGTCCTTCCGCGCGAGCTCTACCTTCTGGAAGCCGCAGGGCGACGCGAAGAGGCCGAGGCGCGCCTGGCCGAGACGCTGGCCCAGCTTCAGGAGCCATCGGCCCGAGAGGTCGATCTCGCCCGCTGGCTTGTTTCGATCGACGCGACGCGCCCCGCCCTCATCGAGCGAGCGCGCCTCATGGCGAGAGAGCGGCCGCAGTCGATTCTCGCGGTGCAGTTCCTGGGCGAGGTTGATCCGAAGCAGGCGCGCGAGGCATTCGAGCAATTGCTCGCCGCGTCACCGGGGGATGATGTCTCCCTGCGAGGCTGGTTCGATGCGGCGGGAGACAGCGATCCCGACGCGCGGGCGAAGGCGCTCGTCGAGCGCCTTGAAGCGACCCCCGAGTTCGGAATGGCCGCGACCATTGCGGCGCTCTCGGGGGCGGTTGATGAGCGCTCGCTTCGAACGGCGCTTCGAGCACTGCCCGATTCGCCGTCGCGCGCAGCGGCCGAAGTGCGCCTCGCGGCGCTGGGTCGCGACTTCGGAAGTGCTTGGACGACCGTGGTCGCGGCACGGGCCAAGGCGCCCGATGACCTCGGGCTCGCCATCGCCCAACTCGAGGTGGCTGGCGCCCTCGAAGAGGCGTCGTTGATCGCGAAGCTCGAATCAGGAGCGCCCGGCACGGCGGAAGGCCTGCCCCCCGGCGACGAGGTGGAGCGGGCGGCGGCGCTCGCCCTTCGAGCTGCGGGAGAACTGGACCTTGCGCTCGCCCGGCTCGAAGCGCTTGATGCGCGCGGCGTTCGAGGCGCGGCCTCAGCGCGGGCGAAGATGCTCGCCGACCGCGTCGCGCTCCTTCGTGCCGATGATCCAACTCGTCAGGAACTCGCCCTGACGGCGCTCCGTCGGGCGACCGCCGCACTCGAACAGAACCCCACCGATGACGAAGCCGCCGTGGTCATGCTTCGGCTGCTCGACCCGCGCCAGGGCGCGGCGGCCGATGCAGAGTCATGGACCTTGCTCCGGGCCAAGCTGCGTCGAGGTCCGATGGCGTGGCTCGATGAGCGCGTCTCGATTGAAGAGGACATTGCCCGAGGTCGCGCCGAGCAGGCCGTGGCGCGGCTTGAGGCGCTCGCGCAGGCGAGGCCGTTCGATGGAGAGATTGTGGGTCTTGCCGTCAACTTGATGGCGCGCTCGGGGCGCGGCGACGAGGCGATTGCGTGGCTTGAGCGAGAGCGCGAGGCGCGGCCCGGACTGGTCCCTCTTCGTGACGCGCTGCTTGCAGCGCGGGTGCAGGCGGGCCAGAGCGATGCGGTGCTCGAAGAGCTGCGCCGCGCGATGGTCGATGACCCCGATGATGCGCTTCTCACCTGGCACTTCGAGGCGGTGCTCCGGGCGCTTGGGCGCCGCGAGGAGGCGGCCACTCGAAGCCGCGAGCGCCTTCTCGCTCGACCACCGGGTGTGCGTCGCTCGCTCGAACTCGCCAACTTGGAGCAGCGTGCCGATCGCCCCGGCGAGGCTCTCGAAGCGCTCCGAAGCGTGCTCGAAGCACCCTCGATCGGCGCGGCGCAGCGATTGGCCGCGGTCGAGATCGCCTCGCGCCTGCCCAACAGCATTCCGGGTCGAAGCCGCGTGCTCATCGAACTCGCCGAGCCGGGACTGGCCGAGGGTGGTCCTGACGCGGTGCTCTATGCCGCGGCGGCCGCCGTCGGCACCATGGAGGATGCGCGTGGCGGCTCGCTCAACGAGCAGCGCGAGGCCGTCGAGCGCGTGGCGGAACTCGCGCGACGAGCAGCGGCGACGAGCGCGGGCGCGAGTGGCGATCTTGCGATGGCCATGCGATGGCGCGACTCCGCACAGATGTTCATCGATACGGGGTTCCCGCAGGCGGCGGGTGTCTTTCTTCGAGCCCGTCTCGAGGACCCCTCCTCACTGCCGCCGGTCGCGCTTCGAGCGCTTCAAGCGGCGGCGTTTGCCTCGGATGCCGAGACGCGCGATCAGGCGGAAGAGTCGATCGCCCTCTTCCGTGCCCTGCGCGGCAAGGGCATTCGTCCATTCGAGTGGGCGCGCGATGTCGGTGACGATGAGGCGAGCGCCCTCGTGCAACTGGCCACGCTCTACTCGATGGTCGGTGATCGCGAAGGCAGTGAACGCCTGCTGGAAGAGGCGATCCTCGTGCAGCCCGATCACGCGATGGCCCTCAACAATCTGGCGTGGTCGAGACTCGAGCGCGGGCTCCTCGACGCTCGAACGGTCGAACTCGCGGAGCGGGCCCTCGCGGGTGCGCCCGAGGAGGCGGCCATCCTCGACACCCTCGGTTGGGTGCGGTACATGCAGGGTCAACTGGCCGATCGCGGCGACGGCACCCCCGGCGCACTGACACTCCTGCGCCGATCGGTCGCCGTCAAGCAGCAGGAGCCGAGCCTCGAAGTCCTCGACCATCTCGGTGATGCGCTCTGGGCTTCCGGTGATCGAGATGGTGCCATCGAGTCGTGGCGCAAGGTCGTCAGAATCTCCTCGCAGCAATTCGATCGGGCGAAGCTCCTGCCGCAGCTCGGCGCGTACCTGATCGGCGAGTGCGGACTTCGCCTGGCCGATCCCGAGGGCTTCTACGAGGAGCACTTCGGGCGTCCCACGCAGCGGGCGGCTCGCAAGCTGGCCGATGTCGAGGCCGGTCGCGCACCGATGATCGCGACTCCGCAGGTTGCGGGCGACGGCGGCGATCCGTAA
- a CDS encoding YebC/PmpR family DNA-binding transcriptional regulator translates to MAGHSAWKNIKRRKAAVDAKRGKLWSKLSRAVIVAAKSGGGDPRFNAGLRLAVDEAKAANMPRDTIEKAIKKGAGGGEGENYEAVRYEGYGPGGVAIIAESLTSNVNRTAPEIRTIFDKNGGKLGVPGSVLHGFSQQGVILVSADRVGEERMLEIALEAGADDVRSDADGHLVSCPPTRLAAVKEAIEAAGVPVENAELSYVPLMTTAVEGDLVAAVQRLIDALEEHDDVQKVHSNADFVE, encoded by the coding sequence ATGGCCGGACACAGTGCATGGAAGAACATCAAGCGGCGCAAGGCCGCCGTCGACGCCAAGCGAGGCAAGCTCTGGTCGAAGCTCAGTCGCGCCGTCATCGTCGCGGCAAAGAGCGGCGGTGGTGACCCGCGCTTCAATGCCGGTCTGCGACTCGCCGTCGACGAGGCGAAGGCTGCCAACATGCCGCGCGACACGATCGAGAAAGCGATCAAGAAGGGGGCTGGTGGCGGTGAGGGGGAGAACTACGAGGCGGTGCGCTACGAGGGCTATGGCCCGGGCGGCGTGGCGATCATCGCGGAGAGTCTCACTTCCAATGTCAACCGCACGGCTCCCGAGATCAGGACTATCTTTGACAAGAACGGTGGCAAGCTCGGAGTACCCGGGAGCGTCCTGCATGGCTTCTCCCAGCAGGGGGTGATCCTGGTCTCCGCCGACCGCGTCGGGGAGGAGCGAATGCTCGAGATCGCACTTGAAGCGGGGGCCGACGATGTGCGGAGCGACGCCGACGGACACCTCGTGTCATGCCCGCCCACCCGCCTCGCCGCGGTCAAGGAGGCCATCGAGGCGGCGGGTGTTCCTGTCGAGAATGCCGAGTTGTCGTATGTTCCACTGATGACGACCGCCGTCGAGGGCGACTTGGTGGCGGCCGTGCAGCGACTCATCGATGCACTGGAAGAGCATGACGATGTCCAGAAGGTCCACAGCAATGCTGACTTTGTCGAGTGA
- the icd gene encoding isocitrate dehydrogenase (NADP(+)): MPSSISMSASGLKVPDEPIVPFIEGDGTGPDIWRASVKVFDEAVRKAYGGKRRIHWHEVLAGEKAFNKTGNWLPDETLKAFREHLVGIKGPLTTPVGGGIRSLNVALRQLLDLYVCLRPVRWFKGVPSPVKKPEDVDMVIFRENTEDIYAGIEYAAGTAESQKVLDFLAKEFPKEFGKIRFGTKERSVEWQAQLEGVGAPKRDLSSTPPQVGIGFKPVSYLGSERLIHSAIAYALKEKRRSVTFVHKGNIMKFTEGAFRDWGYQIAARYFRDQVVTERESWILGNRESKPSITSEENARMIDPGYEMMTPEQKKKVIAEVDEAMKLWSTHGDGKWKWKLLIKDSIADITLQQVLTRAKDFDVIATMNLNGDYLSDALAAQVGGIGIAPGANINYVTGHAIFEATHGTAPKYANLDKVNPGSVILSGEMMLRFMGWSEAADLIIRGIEGAIAAKTVTYDFERMMPGSTLVSCSGFGDEIIRHMDVKVPVGV; this comes from the coding sequence ATGCCCAGCTCCATTTCGATGTCCGCCAGCGGCCTCAAGGTCCCCGATGAGCCCATCGTTCCGTTCATCGAGGGCGATGGCACCGGACCGGACATCTGGCGCGCGAGTGTCAAGGTCTTCGACGAAGCCGTCCGCAAGGCCTACGGCGGAAAGCGGCGCATCCACTGGCACGAAGTGCTCGCCGGCGAGAAGGCCTTCAACAAGACCGGCAACTGGCTTCCCGACGAGACGCTCAAGGCCTTCCGTGAGCACCTGGTCGGCATCAAGGGCCCGCTCACCACGCCCGTCGGCGGCGGCATCCGCTCGCTGAATGTGGCGCTCCGTCAGCTCCTCGATCTCTATGTCTGTCTGCGCCCGGTGCGCTGGTTCAAGGGCGTGCCCAGTCCGGTCAAGAAGCCCGAAGATGTGGACATGGTGATCTTCCGTGAGAACACGGAGGACATCTACGCGGGCATCGAGTATGCCGCGGGCACGGCGGAGAGTCAGAAGGTGCTCGACTTCCTCGCGAAGGAGTTCCCCAAGGAGTTCGGCAAGATCCGCTTCGGCACGAAGGAGCGCAGTGTCGAATGGCAGGCCCAGCTCGAAGGAGTCGGCGCGCCGAAGCGCGATCTCTCGAGTACGCCGCCGCAGGTCGGCATCGGCTTCAAGCCCGTCTCCTACCTGGGCAGCGAGCGACTCATTCACAGCGCCATCGCCTATGCACTCAAGGAGAAGCGCCGCAGCGTCACCTTCGTGCACAAGGGCAACATCATGAAGTTCACCGAGGGCGCCTTCCGCGACTGGGGCTACCAGATTGCGGCCAGGTACTTCCGTGATCAGGTTGTCACCGAGCGTGAGAGCTGGATCCTCGGAAACCGCGAGAGCAAGCCGTCGATCACGAGCGAGGAGAACGCTCGCATGATCGATCCTGGCTACGAGATGATGACGCCGGAGCAGAAGAAGAAGGTGATCGCCGAGGTGGACGAGGCGATGAAGCTCTGGTCGACGCATGGCGACGGCAAGTGGAAGTGGAAGCTGCTCATCAAGGATTCGATCGCAGACATCACGCTCCAGCAGGTGCTGACGCGGGCCAAGGACTTCGATGTCATCGCCACCATGAACCTGAATGGCGACTATCTGAGCGATGCGCTCGCCGCGCAGGTCGGTGGCATCGGGATCGCCCCCGGCGCGAACATCAACTATGTGACCGGTCACGCGATTTTCGAGGCGACGCACGGCACGGCCCCCAAGTACGCGAACCTCGACAAGGTGAACCCCGGTTCGGTCATCCTCTCGGGTGAGATGATGCTCCGCTTCATGGGGTGGAGCGAGGCGGCGGATCTCATCATTCGCGGAATCGAAGGCGCCATCGCCGCGAAGACGGTGACCTATGACTTCGAGCGGATGATGCCCGGGTCAACGCTCGTGAGTTGCTCTGGCTTCGGCGATGAGATCATCAGGCACATGGATGTGAAGGTCCCGGTCGGTGTCTAG